The DNA sequence ACCCGCATTTCCTGTCCATCCCGACGCGCTGGAAGGACAACGATATCTACGGGCATGTGAACAATGTCGAATATTACTCCTTCTTCGACACGGTGATCTGCACCTACCTGATCCGCGCGGGCGGGCTGGACATTCACCGTGCCCCGGTCATCGGCGTGGCGGTGGAAAGCAAATGCACCTTCCGCCGCTCCATCGCCTTCCCCGATGTGGTGGAGGCCGGCCTGCGCATCGGCCGGCTCGGCAATTCCTCCGCGCGCTACGAGATCGGCCTGTTCCGCGAAGGCGAGGCGGAGATCGCCGCGCACGGCTATTTCGTGCATGTGTTCGTCACCCGCGACACGCAGAAGCCGGTGCCGATCCCCGCCGGCATCCGTTCCGCCCTGGAACGCATCACCGTGGGGTGAGGGTAAATATCCCTCGCCCCGGAAGGGGAGAGGGATGCGTAAGCTTGGCGAACTTTAGTGAGCCTAGCTGAAGCTGGGTGAGGGGAGAGCTGCGCCGTCCTGGCATTTCCCCCTCACCCAGCTCCGGCTAAGCTCGTTCCTCGCTAAGCCTGCGCAACCCTCTCCCGCGCAGGGGAGAGGGAAAATATAGGGGCTACGCCGTCTTTTCCGCCCAGGCGAACAGCTTGCGCATGAAGGCGATGCCTTCCTCGACCTGCGAGATGGCGATGAACTCGTCGGGCTGGTGCGCCTGCACGATGGAGCCAGGGCCGCACATGACGGTGGAGATGCCGGCCTCCTGGAACAGCCCGCCCTCGGTCGCGAAGGCGACAACGCCGGTCTGGTTCACGCCGGTGAGGTGGCGCACCAGCGCCTCGGCCACACCGTCGCTCTCCGGCTTCAGCGGCGGCACGGCGGCGAACAGCCGCATGGTGGCACCGGCCTTCGGCGACTGCGCCTTCAGCTCCGCGTCCAGCGCCTCGACGGCGGCGCGCAGCTCGGCTTCCATGGCTGCGCCGTCATCCTCCGGCACGATGCGCATCTCGACCGAGAAATTGCAGTTCTGCGGGATGATGTTGCCCGCCGTACCGCCCTCGATGCGGCCGATATTGAAGCTGGAATAGGGCGGCTCGAACGCTTCCGCGCTGGGGCGCTGCTTCGCCGCCTCCTGCATCGCCTTCACACTCTGGATCAGGTCGGTGGCGGCGAACACCGCATTCACCCCGTTCTGCGGCAGGCTGGAATGGCCGGCGACGCCGGTGACCTCCACGCGGTAGGCCTGCACGCCCTTGTGCGCGGTGACCAGCTTCATCTCCGTCGGCTCGCCGATGATGACGGCGCGCGGCAGCGGGAAATTCTCGACGATATCGCGGATCAGGTGCTTCACGCCGAAACAGCCCACCTCCTCATCGAAGGAGAAGGCGAAATGGATCGGCGTCTTCAACTCCATCTTCACCAGCTCCGGCACCAGGGCCAGCGCGATGGCGATGAAGCTCTTCATGTCGCTGGTGCCGCGGCCATAGAGCAGACCGTCCTTCTGCACCACCTCGAACGGGTCGGTCGCCCAGATCTGGCCCTCCACCGGCACCACGTCGGTATGGCCGGACAGCACCACGCCGCCTTTGTCCTTCGGGCCGATGGTGGCGTAGAGGTTGGCCTTGCCGTGCGCCTCGTCGAAGGTCAGCCGGCTGTCGATGCCGTATTCCGCCAGATAGGCTTTCACATCCTCGATCAGCGCCAGGTTGGACAGCGCCGAGGTGGTGTCGAAGGCGACCAGCCGGCGGATCATGGCGATGGCGCGTGCGGTATCGGTCACGGAAGGACTCTCCTGAAAGGAAGGGGGATCAGCCGCGCCAGAAGGAGGGCGCGAACAGGATGAGGACGGTGAACAGCTCCAGCCGGCCCATCAGCATGGCCAGCGACAACGCCCATTTGGCGGCGTCGGGCAATGTGGAGAAATTGCCGGCCGGCCCGATGATGTCGCCCAGGCCGGGGCCGACATTGCTGATCGCCGTGGCCGCGCCGGAAATCGCGGTCACGAAGTCGAGGCCCAGCAGCCCCAGCAGCATGGACAGCAGCAGGAAGCACAGCATGTAGGTGATCAGGAAGCCGATGACGGCGGTGGAGACATCCTCCGGCACCGGCTTGCGGTTATAATGCGGAATGAACACGCCATGCGGGCGCAGCAGCCGCTTCATCTGCGCGCGCGCCGTGGCATAGGCGATCTGGATGCGGAAGATCTTCACGCCGCAGGTGGTGGAGCCGGCGCAGCCGCCCAGGAACATCAGGAACAGCATCAGCGACATGCCGAAGCCGCCCCACAGCCCGAAATCGGTGGTGGCGAAGCCGGTGCCGGTCATCACCGAGATGCAGTTGAAGGCGGCATGGCGCACCGCCTCCAGCGGGTGCGTTTCCAGCGTCCAGAACTGCCAGCCCCCGGCCAGCAGCACGGCGGCGCCGGTGATCGACAGGAACCAGCGCACCTGGCTGTCCTGCAGCAGCATGCGCATATCGCCGCGCACCGCCTTCAGATAGGCGATGAAGGGCAGGCTGCCGGCCAGCATGCCGGCCACGACGATATAGTCGATCAGCGCGCTGTCATAATGGCCGATCGAGGCGTCCTTGGTGGAATAGCCGCCGGTCGCCACCGTCGTCATGGCGTGGGCCAGCGCGTCGAAGCCGCTCATGCCGGCGAAATACAGCATGAAGGTCCAGGCCAGCGTGATGCCGGCATAGAGCATGCCCAGCCCGCCGGCCAGCCGCGCGGTGCGGGGCAGCACCTTCTCCGGCGTGTCGAACGCCTCGGTCTTGAACAGCTGCATGCCGCCGACCGACAGCATCGGCAGGATGCCCATGGCGATGACGATGATGCCGATGCCGCCCAGCCATTGCAGCAGGGCGCGCCACAGCAGCAGGCCCGGCGGGGCGGTATCCAGCCCGACGATGACGGTGGAGCCGGTGGTCGTCACCCCCGACATCGCCTCGAAGAAGGCATCGGTATAGCTCAGCTTCAGGTCGGAAAAGGCGAAGGGCAGCGCGCCGAACAGCGCCACCACCAGCCACAAGAGCGTGGTCAGCAGGAAGGCCTGCCGCAGATTGAGGCTGACGGTGCGCGTGCCCTGCGTGGTCAGCATCAGCGACACGCCGGCGAACAGGGTGATCAGGGCGGAGGCCGCGAAGACCTGCCAGTCCTCATGCCCGGTCAGCGCATCCACCAATGCGGGAATGACCATCACCCCGGCCAGCAGGGCCAGCACCAGACCGACAATATAGAGAACGGGACCGAGAGCGGGCACGGCTCAGCCTGTCCTCAGGGAAGGGCGGGCCATCGGGGAGGGCGGGCGCACCGCCACGCTTGCGGCCGCACCGGCGGTGGGGCCAGCGGCGGGGACCGTCAGGGGGGCCAGATTGGGGGCCGCTTTTCGGGTCGTGGTTCTGCTCGGGCGCATCATCGCGCGATCAAAGGCGATAACGGCGCGCCTGTCCAGTGGGAGGGCCAGTAGGAGGGGGACGGAGGTGACACGACACATCGGAGAATAGGCATTGGAAACGCCCACCCCTCCGTCGTCACCCTCGGGCTTGACCTCCGGCGGAAGCCATCTTTCTCAGTCGTCACCCTCGGTCAGATATCGGGACGGTCGGACAGTTTTCTTTCGTCACCCTCGGGCTTGACCCGAGGGTCCAGGGGCGGTGCCCTGCCTGAAACGCCTCAGCCCGTGGCCCCTGGATGCCCGGATCAAGTCCGGGCATGACAAGTAGAGAGACTTGCAGGCCGTAACGCGGAAAATCACTCACCCGCACATTGCGCGCCGACGCACGAGCCGACGCTGAGTTAGCATGTAACGTGCAGCCTTGCGGTTGATATT is a window from the Oceanibaculum indicum P24 genome containing:
- a CDS encoding acyl-CoA thioesterase, which gives rise to MSEQTEIAETRDRYPHFLSIPTRWKDNDIYGHVNNVEYYSFFDTVICTYLIRAGGLDIHRAPVIGVAVESKCTFRRSIAFPDVVEAGLRIGRLGNSSARYEIGLFREGEAEIAAHGYFVHVFVTRDTQKPVPIPAGIRSALERITVG
- the argE gene encoding acetylornithine deacetylase; the protein is MTDTARAIAMIRRLVAFDTTSALSNLALIEDVKAYLAEYGIDSRLTFDEAHGKANLYATIGPKDKGGVVLSGHTDVVPVEGQIWATDPFEVVQKDGLLYGRGTSDMKSFIAIALALVPELVKMELKTPIHFAFSFDEEVGCFGVKHLIRDIVENFPLPRAVIIGEPTEMKLVTAHKGVQAYRVEVTGVAGHSSLPQNGVNAVFAATDLIQSVKAMQEAAKQRPSAEAFEPPYSSFNIGRIEGGTAGNIIPQNCNFSVEMRIVPEDDGAAMEAELRAAVEALDAELKAQSPKAGATMRLFAAVPPLKPESDGVAEALVRHLTGVNQTGVVAFATEGGLFQEAGISTVMCGPGSIVQAHQPDEFIAISQVEEGIAFMRKLFAWAEKTA
- a CDS encoding TrkH family potassium uptake protein, with the translated sequence MPALGPVLYIVGLVLALLAGVMVIPALVDALTGHEDWQVFAASALITLFAGVSLMLTTQGTRTVSLNLRQAFLLTTLLWLVVALFGALPFAFSDLKLSYTDAFFEAMSGVTTTGSTVIVGLDTAPPGLLLWRALLQWLGGIGIIVIAMGILPMLSVGGMQLFKTEAFDTPEKVLPRTARLAGGLGMLYAGITLAWTFMLYFAGMSGFDALAHAMTTVATGGYSTKDASIGHYDSALIDYIVVAGMLAGSLPFIAYLKAVRGDMRMLLQDSQVRWFLSITGAAVLLAGGWQFWTLETHPLEAVRHAAFNCISVMTGTGFATTDFGLWGGFGMSLMLFLMFLGGCAGSTTCGVKIFRIQIAYATARAQMKRLLRPHGVFIPHYNRKPVPEDVSTAVIGFLITYMLCFLLLSMLLGLLGLDFVTAISGAATAISNVGPGLGDIIGPAGNFSTLPDAAKWALSLAMLMGRLELFTVLILFAPSFWRG